A single window of Nicotiana sylvestris chromosome 3, ASM39365v2, whole genome shotgun sequence DNA harbors:
- the LOC104240867 gene encoding uncharacterized protein, whose protein sequence is MAATTRDALDDEETQFSSIPKIDEENKKKSPLTLSQRLGLPDFFSPDVWRASVGELLGTAVLVFMLDTIVISTLESDVKMPNLIMSILAAITITILLLAVFPVSGGHLNPVISCSAALVGIISMSRAIIYIVAQCIGATLGALALKAVVSSSIENTFSLGGCTLTVISSGPNGPITVGIETAQAFWLEIFCTFVFLFASVWMAYDHRQAKSLGLVTIMSIIGLVLGLLVFISTTVTGKKGYAGAGMNPARCFGAALVRGGNLWDGHWIFWVGPAIACWAFYLYTKIIPLQHFHADGYKHDFFGVIKSLFGSDA, encoded by the exons ATGGCTGCCACTACTAGAGATGCTTTGGATGATGAAGAAACCCAATTCTCCTCAATACCAAA GATTGAtgaagaaaataagaagaaatccCCTCTTACACTGTCGCAAAGGCTGGGATTGCCTGACTTCTTTTCTCCGGAT GTATGGCGAGCATCGGTGGGAGAGCTTCTGGGCACGGCAGTTCTAGTTTTCATGTTGGACACCATAGTTATTTCTACCCTCGAAAGTGATGTTAAAATGCCAAATTTAATCATGTCAATTCTCGCTGCAATTACGATCACAATTCTACTCCTTGCCGTGTTCCCGGTGTCCGGAGGCCATCTCAATCCGGTCATCTCCTGCTCCGCCGCCCTTGTCGGAATTATCTCCATGTCAAGAGCCATAATTTACATTGTGGCACAGTGTATCGGCGCTACTTTAGGTGCACTAGCGCTCAAAGCAGTTGTCAGCAGTAGTATTGAAAACACTTTCTCACTTGGTGGTTGCACTCTCACAGTAATATCATCAGGCCCAAATGGCCCAATTACTGTCGGCATAGAGACGGCCCAAGCATTTTGGCTAGAGATCTTTTgcacatttgtatttttatttgctTCAGTTTGGATGGCCTATGATCATCGTCAAGCCAAGTCCCTTGGGCTTGTCACTATCATGTCCATCATTGGGCTAGTGTTAGGCCTACTTGTGTTCATCTCGACCACGGTCACTGGAAAAAAGGGGTACGCCGGAGCCGGGATGAATCCAGCGAGGTGTTTCGGAGCAGCTCTTGTTAGAGGAGGCAACCTCTGGGATGGTCATTGGATATTTTGGGTTGGGCCTGCAATTGCTTGTTGGGCCTTCTATTTGTACACTAAGATCATCCCACTACAACATTTTCATGCAGATGGTTACAAACATGATTTTTTTGGCGTTATCAAGTCTTTGTTTGGATCAGACGCTTGA